The following coding sequences are from one Elusimicrobium minutum Pei191 window:
- a CDS encoding type IV pilin protein translates to MKKGFTLIELLVVVLIIGILAAIALPQYQKAVLKAKTREALINLKAIGDAQERVFLATRAYTTDKDSLDIGVPAQSKYFSDYSLRATYAQVLGTYNSTNFYLAYYYGKNYVYCAAATSNEEAKKICVMLSGKSTPDAINLGETGYSQYLMN, encoded by the coding sequence ATGAAAAAAGGTTTTACGCTTATTGAGCTTTTAGTGGTTGTGTTAATTATAGGCATACTTGCCGCCATAGCGTTGCCGCAATACCAAAAAGCCGTGCTTAAAGCAAAAACGAGAGAGGCTCTTATAAATTTAAAAGCTATAGGGGACGCGCAGGAACGCGTTTTTCTAGCCACGCGTGCATATACTACGGATAAAGATTCTCTTGATATCGGCGTTCCGGCACAGTCAAAATACTTTAGCGATTATTCTTTAAGAGCTACCTACGCCCAGGTACTCGGAACTTACAACAGCACAAATTTTTATCTTGCCTATTATTACGGAAAGAATTATGTTTATTGCGCTGCGGCCACTTCAAATGAAGAAGCTAAAAAAATATGCGTAATGCTTAGCGGTAAAAGCACGCCCGATGCCATAAACCTAGGCGAAACGGGATATAGCCAATACCTCATGAACTAA
- the thyX gene encoding FAD-dependent thymidylate synthase has product MTQEIVKVLDKGFVKLVDFMGGDIRVVASARVTFGSETKGPEKDKALIKYLLENAHHSPFEHTNFQFNVRCPIYIARQWMRHRWGSYNEVSARYTEVKDEFYIPSEFRIQDTHNKQGSLSGADLNNEELLKIYEESVEASYKAYKALLEKGVAREMARGILPVCQYTQFYWTVNARSLLNFLSLRTDKHAQKEIRDYADAIAQIVAEKMPWTWEAFVNMNKKLVPSAN; this is encoded by the coding sequence ATGACACAGGAAATAGTTAAAGTTTTAGATAAAGGTTTTGTTAAGCTTGTCGATTTTATGGGCGGGGATATCCGCGTGGTAGCATCGGCGCGTGTTACTTTCGGTTCGGAAACCAAAGGCCCGGAAAAAGACAAAGCGCTTATAAAATATTTATTGGAAAACGCCCATCATTCTCCTTTTGAGCATACAAATTTTCAGTTTAACGTGCGCTGCCCTATTTATATAGCCAGACAGTGGATGAGGCACCGTTGGGGTTCTTACAATGAAGTCAGCGCCAGATATACGGAAGTAAAGGACGAGTTTTATATACCTTCCGAATTCCGCATACAGGACACGCACAATAAACAAGGTTCTCTTTCTGGGGCGGATTTAAATAATGAAGAGCTTTTAAAAATTTACGAAGAAAGTGTTGAAGCTTCTTATAAAGCTTATAAAGCACTGTTGGAAAAAGGCGTGGCCAGAGAAATGGCAAGGGGCATTTTGCCCGTATGCCAATACACACAATTTTATTGGACGGTAAACGCGAGAAGCTTGCTTAATTTTCTTTCTTTGCGCACTGATAAACACGCGCAGAAAGAAATAAGGGATTACGCGGACGCTATTGCCCAAATCGTAGCGGAAAAAATGCCCTGGACCTGGGAAGCTTTTGTTAACATGAACAAAAAACTGGTGCCCAGCGCTAACTAG
- a CDS encoding CD225/dispanin family protein produces MTETNLHPNIKDIPNHLVLAVVSLCLSCLGGFFAIPAAIASLIFALRVDDKKALNDLEGALQASKMANVFGWIAIALVILPWIALIFFFVLLFGGAVGLATIF; encoded by the coding sequence ATGACAGAAACAAACCTACATCCCAATATAAAAGACATTCCTAACCATCTTGTTTTAGCGGTTGTATCTTTATGTTTATCTTGCCTGGGGGGCTTTTTTGCCATACCCGCGGCGATAGCGTCGCTTATTTTCGCCTTACGGGTAGACGATAAAAAAGCATTAAACGATTTAGAAGGGGCGCTTCAGGCAAGCAAAATGGCAAATGTTTTCGGTTGGATAGCCATAGCTTTAGTTATTTTACCCTGGATAGCCCTTATATTCTTTTTTGTGCTTCTTTTTGGCGGAGCGGTTGGACTCGCGACTATATTTTAA
- the ybeY gene encoding rRNA maturation RNase YbeY, which translates to MIINVFYKTKVPSHFRKTSLFKAGVSAALGKFASKKGEVNLIFVDGKEIHKINKEFLNHDYKTDVISFNYPFPQKGGEGLPFGDIFVCYDVAKENASLYGQGVLKEMLTYAVHGALHLAGMDDATPKERSAMDDETGRIILKI; encoded by the coding sequence ATGATAATAAATGTTTTTTATAAAACCAAAGTTCCTTCCCACTTTAGAAAAACATCTCTTTTTAAAGCGGGCGTAAGCGCCGCTTTAGGTAAATTCGCGTCAAAAAAAGGCGAGGTAAACTTAATTTTTGTCGATGGGAAAGAAATACATAAAATAAATAAAGAATTTCTTAACCACGATTATAAAACCGATGTTATTTCTTTTAATTACCCGTTTCCTCAAAAAGGCGGCGAAGGCCTGCCGTTCGGCGATATTTTTGTATGTTACGATGTAGCTAAAGAAAACGCCTCTCTTTACGGACAAGGCGTTTTAAAAGAAATGTTAACTTATGCCGTTCACGGGGCTTTGCATCTTGCGGGCATGGATGACGCCACGCCAAAAGAACGCTCCGCCATGGACGATGAGACAGGGCGGATCATCCTTAAAATATAG
- a CDS encoding Asp-tRNA(Asn)/Glu-tRNA(Gln) amidotransferase subunit GatC: MDTKYIEGLALSAKLKFTQEDIKDWNENMSNIFQWLDQLEQVDTSGAKADFAQIPQHVREDIAVISQDREAIVCALPEVEDNMAKVKKVL, from the coding sequence ATGGATACTAAATATATAGAAGGCTTGGCTTTAAGCGCCAAACTAAAATTTACTCAGGAAGATATTAAAGACTGGAATGAAAACATGTCTAACATTTTCCAATGGCTTGATCAGCTTGAACAGGTTGACACAAGCGGAGCTAAGGCCGATTTCGCCCAAATACCCCAGCATGTGAGGGAAGATATTGCCGTAATTTCACAAGACAGGGAGGCTATTGTTTGCGCCCTTCCGGAAGTTGAAGATAATATGGCTAAAGTTAAAAAGGTGCTCTAA
- the lysS gene encoding lysine--tRNA ligase — protein sequence MTENNEQKLQNSLQEIISQRYKEAQELKEVGINPYPARSGAENRAKEALDADIDTQVTVSGRVVQLRLMGKAAFAHIRDFTGKVQFYAQKDTLGEENYNFFKKHISVGDFVTVKGHMFLTKTGEKTIKADSITLISKAIRPMPEKWHGVQDTEIRFRNRHVDLIANEDIKEIFVKRSKIISSIRKTLDGLGYLEVETPTLTPDAGGAIARPFETFHNALKMPLYMRIALELYHKRLIVGGLDRIYEIGKMFRNEGIDTTHNPEFTMMELYQAYGDVNTMADVFEAVLANAAEAIGAEKVTFKGKEVNLKPPYERVSMPEAWQKYVGEDIHNILDGRDFKRAELIALAKRLGLKVDEEESSGKIFDMIFDERIIVNYTNPMLMMDYPTAVSPFSKTKEGDSAIVERFEAFVCGSELGNAYTEINDPADQAQRLKDQAAQKAKDNEDNSEIVDTAYIEALESGMPPTGGMGIGIDRMIMLLTGQDSIREIVFFPLLKKLD from the coding sequence ATGACAGAAAACAATGAACAGAAATTACAAAATTCTTTACAAGAAATAATTTCCCAAAGATATAAAGAAGCGCAGGAATTAAAAGAAGTCGGTATTAATCCTTATCCCGCGAGAAGCGGCGCCGAGAACAGAGCCAAAGAAGCGCTTGACGCTGATATTGACACTCAGGTTACCGTATCGGGACGTGTTGTCCAGCTCCGCCTTATGGGAAAAGCGGCTTTCGCACATATAAGGGATTTTACAGGCAAAGTACAGTTTTACGCTCAGAAAGATACTCTTGGGGAGGAAAATTATAATTTTTTTAAAAAACATATTTCAGTAGGTGATTTTGTTACGGTAAAAGGCCACATGTTTTTAACAAAAACGGGTGAAAAAACAATTAAGGCCGACAGCATTACCTTAATTTCCAAAGCTATAAGGCCCATGCCTGAAAAATGGCACGGCGTGCAGGATACTGAAATAAGGTTCAGAAACCGCCACGTGGATTTAATTGCCAATGAAGATATTAAAGAAATTTTTGTAAAACGCTCCAAAATCATCAGTTCAATAAGAAAAACTTTAGACGGGCTTGGTTATTTGGAGGTTGAAACCCCGACCTTAACTCCCGACGCGGGCGGCGCTATAGCCAGACCTTTTGAAACTTTCCATAACGCTCTTAAAATGCCGCTTTACATGCGCATAGCTTTGGAACTTTACCACAAACGTCTTATTGTCGGCGGACTCGACAGAATTTATGAAATAGGTAAAATGTTCCGTAACGAAGGTATTGATACTACGCATAATCCTGAGTTTACCATGATGGAGCTTTACCAGGCCTACGGCGATGTTAACACAATGGCTGATGTTTTTGAAGCCGTTTTGGCAAACGCGGCCGAAGCTATAGGCGCGGAAAAAGTTACTTTTAAAGGTAAAGAAGTTAATTTAAAACCGCCTTATGAAAGGGTTTCTATGCCTGAAGCATGGCAGAAATACGTTGGTGAAGATATTCACAATATTTTAGACGGGCGTGATTTTAAAAGGGCCGAGCTTATCGCCCTTGCCAAACGCCTGGGATTAAAAGTTGACGAAGAGGAATCGAGCGGTAAAATTTTTGACATGATTTTTGACGAAAGAATTATTGTTAACTACACAAACCCGATGTTAATGATGGATTACCCCACGGCGGTAAGTCCGTTTTCCAAAACCAAAGAGGGTGATTCGGCCATTGTTGAACGTTTTGAAGCTTTTGTTTGCGGAAGCGAGCTTGGCAACGCGTATACCGAGATTAACGACCCCGCCGACCAAGCCCAGCGTCTTAAAGACCAGGCCGCCCAAAAAGCCAAAGACAATGAAGATAATTCCGAAATTGTCGACACTGCTTATATTGAGGCATTGGAGTCGGGCATGCCGCCTACAGGCGGTATGGGCATAGGCATTGACCGAATGATAATGTTACTTACCGGCCAGGACTCAATTAGAGAAATTGTGTTTTTCCCTCTTCTTAAAAAATTAGATTAA
- a CDS encoding DMT family transporter, translated as MTQFYFLALAFCWGSAFLATKNIVTEVDPYYGALSRVFFGLLFFIILFIVRRKSIKIPLKEIWKPWVLSSLLISLPFMLMFWGQQHIPSGVAGIFNGTVPIWAFVMGAAFLKGVDSFTWRRAGGVLIGVGGILCIMLPKVHFSGQMSEFYGCLALVGMAISYAAGNVATKHLMVDHNTISIEGNIFHQYVFSAVILAIISVCFGTMPSAETLTQPKVLGSMIYVGVFSSAIAFLLLLELIRRLGALRASAVTYLVPIVALILDFGSTGRIPAGNEFFGVFLIFISLLMIQKPIKK; from the coding sequence ATGACACAATTTTATTTTCTTGCTTTGGCTTTTTGCTGGGGCAGCGCTTTTTTAGCTACAAAAAATATAGTAACGGAAGTTGACCCTTATTACGGCGCGTTATCAAGGGTTTTTTTCGGCCTTTTATTTTTTATAATTCTTTTTATTGTAAGACGCAAAAGCATTAAAATACCCCTTAAAGAAATTTGGAAACCGTGGGTATTAAGTTCATTGCTTATCTCCTTACCTTTTATGTTAATGTTTTGGGGCCAGCAGCACATTCCTTCCGGGGTGGCGGGCATTTTTAACGGCACCGTTCCGATATGGGCTTTTGTCATGGGAGCCGCATTTTTAAAAGGCGTTGATTCCTTTACCTGGAGAAGAGCCGGCGGCGTTTTAATAGGCGTCGGCGGTATACTTTGTATTATGCTTCCCAAAGTGCATTTCAGCGGGCAAATGAGCGAATTTTACGGCTGCTTAGCTTTAGTTGGCATGGCAATTTCTTACGCGGCCGGAAATGTTGCCACTAAACATTTAATGGTTGACCATAATACAATCTCAATAGAAGGAAATATTTTCCACCAATATGTTTTTTCCGCGGTTATTTTGGCAATTATAAGCGTTTGCTTCGGCACAATGCCATCGGCCGAAACTTTAACCCAGCCCAAAGTGCTGGGTTCAATGATTTATGTGGGCGTATTTTCAAGCGCTATAGCGTTTTTACTTTTGCTTGAGTTAATAAGAAGACTTGGCGCTTTAAGAGCATCGGCAGTAACATATCTTGTTCCTATAGTCGCGCTTATTTTAGACTTTGGGTCAACAGGCAGAATACCCGCGGGTAATGAATTTTTTGGCGTATTCTTAATTTTTATAAGTTTATTAATGATTCAAAAACCGATAAAGAAATAA
- a CDS encoding MazG family protein encodes MEKLFKKFVNTTKALRGAGGCPWDKKQTHESLIKCLREESEEVVQAIENKDFVNLQEELGDLLLQVVFHANLAEEEGKFTINDVIKGIDDKLIRRHPHVFGSEKADTPEESLALWKKMKAKEKEAKK; translated from the coding sequence ATGGAAAAATTATTTAAAAAATTTGTAAATACCACAAAAGCGCTTCGCGGAGCAGGCGGCTGTCCGTGGGACAAAAAACAAACTCATGAAAGTTTAATAAAATGCCTGCGTGAAGAAAGCGAGGAAGTGGTGCAGGCTATTGAAAATAAAGATTTTGTCAATTTGCAAGAAGAACTTGGCGACTTGCTTTTGCAGGTTGTTTTTCACGCTAATTTAGCGGAAGAAGAAGGCAAATTTACAATAAACGACGTTATTAAAGGTATTGACGATAAACTTATCCGCCGGCACCCGCATGTTTTCGGGAGCGAAAAGGCCGACACCCCGGAAGAAAGCCTTGCTCTTTGGAAGAAAATGAAAGCCAAAGAAAAAGAAGCAAAAAAGTAA
- a CDS encoding type IV pilin protein: MKKGFTLLEILVVVLIIGILSAIAVPQYTKIVERGRASEALLTLKALAESVQRAEKLRRYPLGPNQWDSIDIAMPGTKTGTGYQTKYFTYYTGNDLGVANAPTFVSAVKVGAPNYILEMHVHQGDILSAVCVYTNGDTEAYDACIDLGFKNPVSHIGTSGAGKLGLERP, encoded by the coding sequence ATGAAAAAAGGTTTTACTTTACTTGAAATTTTAGTTGTAGTTTTAATTATAGGTATTTTATCGGCCATAGCTGTACCCCAATATACAAAGATTGTTGAAAGGGGCCGCGCTTCCGAAGCTCTTTTAACTTTAAAAGCTTTAGCCGAAAGCGTACAAAGAGCCGAAAAGCTACGCAGATACCCCCTCGGCCCCAACCAATGGGACAGTATCGATATAGCTATGCCGGGCACAAAAACAGGCACAGGATACCAAACTAAATACTTTACATACTACACAGGCAATGACCTTGGCGTAGCAAACGCGCCAACATTTGTAAGCGCGGTTAAAGTAGGCGCTCCTAACTATATTTTGGAAATGCATGTGCATCAAGGGGATATTTTATCAGCGGTTTGTGTTTATACAAACGGCGATACCGAAGCTTATGACGCGTGCATTGACCTTGGCTTTAAAAACCCTGTCAGCCATATCGGAACATCCGGCGCGGGCAAGCTGGGCCTTGAAAGACCGTAA
- a CDS encoding NUDIX hydrolase: MIVSEFSCGGVVLEGRKVLLVQVKNMKGKKLWTFPKGHIEPGETPRQAALREVLEETGHKASIVRPIIRVKYAFTFQGNYVKKTVQWYLMKKLGRIGKPDASEILAVRWVSVTKAKEMVQYPSDLRLIDMVETTLPPGPEVADDFEE, encoded by the coding sequence ATGATTGTATCGGAATTTTCCTGCGGAGGAGTAGTTTTAGAAGGCAGAAAAGTGCTTCTCGTGCAAGTTAAAAACATGAAGGGCAAAAAATTGTGGACGTTTCCCAAAGGTCATATTGAACCCGGTGAAACGCCGCGCCAGGCCGCGCTTCGCGAAGTGTTGGAAGAAACCGGGCATAAAGCTTCTATAGTAAGGCCTATTATAAGAGTTAAATACGCTTTTACATTTCAGGGAAACTACGTTAAAAAAACGGTGCAGTGGTATTTAATGAAAAAGCTTGGCCGTATAGGCAAGCCCGACGCGTCCGAAATACTTGCTGTCAGGTGGGTGTCAGTAACAAAAGCTAAAGAAATGGTGCAGTATCCAAGTGACTTAAGGCTTATTGATATGGTAGAAACAACACTTCCGCCCGGCCCTGAAGTGGCAGATGATTTTGAAGAATAA
- a CDS encoding glucose-1-phosphate adenylyltransferase, giving the protein MKVLGMIMAGGKGERLYPLTKERSKPSVPFGGKYRIVDFVLSNFVNSEIFSSYILVQYLSQSLIEYLRTTWRTTGISKDHFLTCVPPQMRIGEIWYRGTADSVRQNINLIRDFAPDVVAIFGADHIYRMDIRQMIDFHVANKADVTVAANVVDLEEASSFGILGVDSKNRIVEFDEKPENPKHIPGRPKKAFASMGNYIFNTDFLMRILQKRFCDVPALDFGKHILPKILSEYRTFAYDFASQKLPGAKPYEEQGYWRDVGNIESFWQTHMDLLGAKPKMDLNNPLWPISTSLFHLPPSKFLGGHVENSMISNGCVIHPNAIVKNCVLGSSIIVGEGCVLEDSIVMDSCEFKKGSKIKKTIVDRFNIVPEKQSVGHIRSEDAQRYYIDPSGIVVIPRGRKKFI; this is encoded by the coding sequence ATGAAGGTTTTAGGCATGATAATGGCCGGAGGCAAAGGGGAAAGGCTGTATCCTTTAACAAAGGAGCGCAGCAAACCTTCGGTTCCATTTGGCGGGAAATACAGAATTGTTGATTTTGTTTTGTCAAATTTTGTTAATTCCGAAATATTTTCCTCCTATATTTTGGTGCAGTATTTGTCACAGTCTTTAATTGAATATCTGCGCACCACGTGGAGAACCACAGGTATTAGCAAGGATCACTTTTTAACCTGTGTTCCTCCGCAAATGAGAATAGGCGAAATTTGGTACCGCGGCACCGCGGATTCAGTACGCCAAAACATAAACTTGATAAGAGATTTTGCCCCTGACGTGGTCGCTATTTTCGGCGCGGACCATATTTACCGTATGGACATACGCCAAATGATAGATTTTCACGTGGCAAACAAAGCGGATGTTACCGTTGCGGCAAACGTGGTTGATTTGGAGGAAGCCTCTTCTTTCGGTATTTTGGGGGTTGATTCCAAAAACCGTATTGTCGAATTTGACGAAAAGCCTGAAAACCCCAAACATATTCCGGGCAGGCCTAAAAAAGCTTTTGCTTCTATGGGTAACTATATTTTTAATACCGATTTTTTAATGAGAATTTTGCAAAAACGTTTTTGCGATGTTCCGGCATTAGATTTCGGTAAACATATTTTGCCTAAAATTTTAAGCGAGTACCGAACATTTGCTTATGATTTTGCCAGCCAAAAATTACCGGGCGCCAAACCGTATGAAGAGCAGGGATACTGGCGAGACGTGGGAAATATAGAGTCTTTTTGGCAGACGCATATGGATCTTTTGGGAGCTAAACCTAAAATGGATTTAAATAATCCTCTTTGGCCTATAAGCACATCATTGTTTCACCTGCCTCCGAGCAAGTTTTTGGGCGGACATGTTGAAAATTCAATGATAAGCAACGGGTGTGTTATACATCCTAACGCCATAGTTAAAAACTGCGTTTTAGGCAGTAGTATAATTGTAGGCGAGGGCTGTGTGCTGGAAGACAGTATTGTAATGGATTCATGCGAGTTTAAAAAAGGCAGTAAAATAAAAAAGACTATTGTTGACAGGTTTAACATAGTGCCCGAAAAGCAAAGCGTCGGGCATATAAGAAGTGAAGACGCGCAAAGATACTATATAGATCCTTCGGGCATTGTGGTTATACCGCGCGGCCGAAAGAAATTCATTTAA
- the gatA gene encoding Asp-tRNA(Asn)/Glu-tRNA(Gln) amidotransferase subunit GatA, with translation MKAFEIVQAVKQGKLTAVEAARASLKIIKEKNPKINAFVEVFEQEALQRAKEIDAKKAAGKELGELAGVPVGIKDNLLYKGHKVTCASKMLLNHTAAYTGTVVQKLIDADAIIIGRLNMDEFAMGSTTENSVYGPTKNPIDHTRVAGGSSGGSAAAVAAGMVPLTLGSDTGGSIRQPASFCGIVGMKPTYGRVSRYGIVAFASSADQIGPLAGDVKDAALLFKVIADFDEKDSTVSSAPVPDVLASLKNTLEGVKVGIPVDFFDNLNPEIKDSFDRAKEILKSLGAELKEISLPFAKYSAPCYYMITGAEASSNLSRFDGVRYGYSTPVPANLDEVYSKTRMEGFGMEVKRRIMIGHYVLSREKYETCLVKAKEVRSLIRKNFKDAFKNVDIILTPTSPTVATKQGAAVLDQVNTYLADLYTCPGNMANLPGISVPAGNNKEGLPIGLQFYTDEFKEDVLFQAAYAYEAAVKGK, from the coding sequence ATGAAAGCTTTTGAAATAGTACAGGCTGTAAAACAAGGTAAATTAACCGCTGTGGAAGCGGCCAGGGCCAGTTTAAAAATAATTAAAGAAAAAAACCCGAAAATCAACGCTTTTGTTGAGGTTTTTGAGCAAGAAGCCCTGCAAAGAGCCAAAGAAATAGACGCCAAAAAAGCAGCGGGCAAAGAACTTGGCGAATTAGCGGGCGTACCTGTGGGTATTAAAGATAATTTGCTTTATAAAGGCCATAAAGTCACATGCGCTTCCAAAATGCTTTTAAACCATACCGCTGCCTATACAGGCACGGTAGTGCAAAAATTAATTGATGCGGACGCAATTATAATAGGCCGTCTTAATATGGACGAGTTTGCCATGGGTTCCACAACGGAAAATTCCGTTTACGGCCCTACTAAAAACCCAATAGACCATACAAGAGTAGCCGGCGGTTCAAGCGGCGGCAGCGCGGCCGCGGTAGCTGCGGGCATGGTTCCGTTAACGTTAGGTTCGGATACCGGGGGTTCTATAAGACAGCCCGCCAGTTTTTGCGGTATTGTGGGCATGAAACCCACATACGGCAGAGTTAGCAGATACGGTATTGTGGCTTTCGCTTCCAGCGCGGACCAAATAGGCCCCTTAGCGGGTGATGTTAAGGACGCGGCCCTTTTATTTAAAGTAATAGCGGATTTTGATGAAAAAGACTCAACCGTTTCTTCAGCACCCGTTCCTGATGTTTTGGCGAGTCTGAAAAATACGTTAGAAGGCGTTAAAGTCGGTATCCCGGTAGACTTTTTTGATAATTTGAATCCTGAAATTAAAGACTCTTTTGACAGAGCAAAAGAAATTTTAAAAAGTTTAGGGGCCGAACTTAAAGAAATTTCGCTTCCTTTCGCAAAATACAGTGCGCCTTGTTATTATATGATTACCGGCGCGGAAGCGAGTTCCAATCTTTCCCGCTTTGACGGGGTAAGATATGGGTATTCAACGCCCGTTCCCGCTAACCTTGACGAGGTTTACAGCAAAACCCGTATGGAAGGTTTTGGCATGGAAGTAAAAAGACGCATTATGATAGGGCACTATGTTTTAAGCAGGGAAAAATATGAAACATGTTTGGTTAAAGCTAAGGAAGTGCGCTCTTTAATAAGAAAAAATTTTAAAGACGCTTTTAAAAACGTTGATATTATTTTAACGCCCACTTCCCCCACTGTCGCTACAAAGCAGGGCGCCGCCGTTTTGGACCAGGTTAACACTTATTTAGCGGACCTGTACACCTGCCCCGGAAATATGGCAAATTTGCCCGGCATTTCCGTTCCCGCGGGGAACAATAAAGAAGGTCTTCCCATAGGGTTACAATTTTATACGGACGAATTTAAAGAGGATGTTTTATTCCAAGCGGCTTACGCTTACGAAGCAGCTGTAAAAGGTAAATAA
- a CDS encoding PhoH family protein, translated as MIKKIKLKNQDEIFLVLGEQDTRLKAFEKEFKVEIYVRYNEDGEGAEISISGVNSRVDKCADKIKKLLSNKDIVTSLQKNAYDKPFKDGIIFYPDHAAPIKPRTKNQQKYIETIFANDLIISLGPAGTGKTFLACACALRALELGMISRVIISRPIVEAGEKLGFLPGDINEKVDPYLRPVYDAFNSMLGIEKFRAMRYNGTLEIVPLAYMRGRTLENAFIILDEAQNTLPEQMKMFLTRMGSNSKMIINGDPTQIDLSVKKESGLITAAKILKNIDGIAVVEFEEEDIVRHPIVKAVIEAYAKAEKRK; from the coding sequence ATGATTAAAAAAATAAAGCTTAAAAACCAAGATGAAATTTTTTTAGTTTTAGGCGAACAGGACACCAGGCTTAAAGCTTTTGAAAAAGAATTTAAAGTTGAGATTTACGTGCGTTATAATGAAGACGGGGAAGGCGCGGAAATTTCAATTTCGGGCGTTAATTCGAGGGTGGATAAATGCGCGGATAAAATTAAAAAACTTTTATCTAATAAAGATATTGTAACCTCGTTACAAAAAAACGCGTACGATAAGCCTTTTAAAGACGGCATTATCTTCTATCCCGACCATGCCGCCCCCATAAAACCGCGCACTAAAAACCAGCAAAAATATATTGAAACTATTTTCGCCAACGATTTAATTATTTCTTTGGGGCCCGCCGGCACGGGCAAAACTTTTTTAGCCTGCGCGTGCGCTTTACGCGCTTTAGAACTTGGCATGATAAGCCGTGTAATAATTTCACGCCCTATAGTAGAAGCCGGCGAAAAGCTGGGCTTTTTGCCAGGGGATATTAATGAAAAGGTTGATCCGTATCTAAGGCCTGTTTACGACGCGTTTAACAGCATGCTGGGTATAGAAAAATTTAGGGCTATGCGTTATAACGGAACTCTTGAAATAGTTCCGCTGGCTTACATGCGCGGGCGCACTTTGGAAAACGCTTTTATTATTTTAGACGAGGCGCAAAACACTCTTCCCGAACAGATGAAAATGTTTTTAACCCGTATGGGAAGCAACTCCAAAATGATAATTAACGGTGATCCTACCCAAATAGACCTGTCCGTAAAGAAAGAAAGCGGGCTTATAACAGCGGCTAAAATTTTAAAAAATATTGACGGCATAGCCGTGGTTGAATTTGAGGAAGAGGATATAGTAAGGCACCCAATCGTTAAAGCGGTTATAGAAGCTTACGCTAAAGCGGAAAAAAGAAAATGA